A window from Leguminivora glycinivorella isolate SPB_JAAS2020 chromosome 16, LegGlyc_1.1, whole genome shotgun sequence encodes these proteins:
- the LOC125234739 gene encoding pupal cuticle protein 36a-like yields the protein MKLFIILSVVACASCAKLDRTYLPPNAQSSSGSNFLQAPDSRSNGQGNGFHGNGFNNENVINQNGNGFSQNDNNFNQIGNDYNQNGNAYNQNGNDYNQNGNDYNQNGNAFNGNGFDRPERPQASFERNAAILRQDSQNDGETYSYAYETENGISAEESGVATNGVEAQGGYSYTGDDGQVYTIRYTADQNGFVPVGDHLPTPPPVPEEILKALEQNARDEAAGIYDDGSYNEGKYGDDNNQYNGNYNSGNNFDNSNNYNSANSFDNNNFNGNSFNGNNVANDGNDEDTVVTNAAFRSGSRGFAGATKAYLPPVQSQRTNQRRPSFNARDGYNY from the exons ATGAAATTG TTCATCATCCTCTCCGTCGTGGCCTGCGCTAGCTGCGCCAAGCTAGACAGGACCTACCTCCCCCCCAACGCTCAATCCTCTTCTGGGTCCAACTTCCTCCAAGCCCCTGATAGCCGCAGCAACGGACAGGGCAACGGTTTCCATGGAAACGGTTTCAACAACGAAAACGTGATCAACCAGAATGGAAACGGTTTCAGCCAGAATGATAACAACTTCAACCAGATTGGAAACGACTATAACCAGAATGGAAACGCTTACAACCAGAATGGAAACGACTACAACCAGAACGGAAACGACTATAACCAAAACGGAAACGCCTTCAACGGAAACGGCTTCGACCGTCCAGAAAGACCTCAAGCCTCTTTCGAAAGGAACGCTGCTATTCTCCGCCAGGACTCTCAGAATGATGGAGAGACTTACTCCTATGCTTATGAAACTGAGAACGGCATTTCTGCTGAGGAGAGCGGTGTCGCTACTAATGGAGTTGAGGCTCAGGGCGGTTACTCTTACACTGGTGATGATGGACAGGTGTACACTATCAG GTACACAGCAGACCAGAACGGATTCGTGCCAGTTGGTGACcacctccccacccctccccctgTGCCGGAAGAGATCCTGAAGGCTCTGGAGCAGAACGCCCGTGATGAGGCTGCTGGCATCTATGATGATG GCTCCTACAACGAAGGCAAATACGGCGACGACAACAACCAATACAATGGTAACTACAACAGTGGCAACAACTTCGACAATAGCAACAACTACAACAGCGCTAACAGCTTCGACAACAACAACTTCAATGGTAACAGCTTCAATGGTAACAACGTTGCCAACGATGGTAACGACGAAGACACGGTTGTCACCAACGCTGCCTTCAGATCTGGTTCCCGAGGCTTTGCTGGAGCCACCAAGGCTTACCTCCCCCCAGTACAGTCCCAGAGGACCAACCAAAGACGACCAAGCTTCAACGCGAGAGATGGATACAACTATTAG